From Aquabacter sp. L1I39, the proteins below share one genomic window:
- a CDS encoding 2-oxoglutarate dehydrogenase E1 component, whose translation MSRADQNDQFLATSFLYGANAAWIEDLYARYEADPSSVDAQWQSFFSALKDDPNEVRKNAEGASWKKSGWPIHANGELVSAMDGNWIEVEKKVSDKVKEKAQKAGVEFSASEVQQATRDSVKALMMIRAYRMRGHLHADLDPLHLTPPREAPELDPASYGFYEADLDRKIFIDHVLGLEFATVREMLAILRRTYCRSIGVEFMHISSPEEKAWIQERIEGVDKEVSFTREGKRAILNKLVEAEGFEKFLDVKYTGTKRFGLDGGESLIPALEQIIKRGGNLGVKEIVFGMAHRGRLNSLTQVMGKPHRALFHEFKGGSWAPDDVEGSGDVKYHLGASSDREFDGNKVHLSLTANPSHLEIVDPVVLGKARAKQDQLKDTERVQVLPLLIHGDAAFAGQGVVAECLGLSGLKGHRTGGSLHFIINNQIGFTTNPRYSRSSPYPSDVAKMIEAPIFHVNGDDPEAVTFCAKVAIEFRQRFHKPVVIDMFCYRRFGHNEGDEPAFTQPHMYKVIREHPSVLELYSKKLETEGVIDAGELDKMRAAWRDHLEGEYEAGQAYKPNKADWLDGRWAGFRPAHEDDDPRRGDTGVDMEKLKAIGEKITKVPEGFNVHRTIQRFLDNRRKAIEDGAGIDWATGEALAFCTLLEEGRPVRLSGQDCERGTFSQRHSVLTDQVTEARYKPFNHLGEGQAKYEVINSMLSEEAVLGFEYGYTLSEPNTLVLWEAQFGDFANGAQVVFDQFISSAERKWLRMSGLVCLLPHGYEGQGPEHSSARLERYLQMCAEDNMQVANCTTPANYFHILRRQMKREFRKPLILMTPKSLLRHKRAVSRLDEMAAGTSFHRVLLDDAQTRSGEAITLVPDDKIRRVVLCTGKVYYDLYEEREKRGINDIYLLRVEQLYPFPLKTMVQLLSRFKGAEVVWCQEEPKNQGSWFFIQPYLEWVLDNVGGASKRPRYAGRAASAATATGLMSKHLAQLKAFLEEALG comes from the coding sequence ATGTCGCGCGCCGATCAGAATGATCAGTTTCTTGCCACCTCCTTCCTCTATGGCGCCAATGCGGCGTGGATCGAGGATCTCTATGCCCGGTACGAGGCCGATCCGTCGTCGGTCGATGCCCAGTGGCAGAGCTTCTTCTCCGCGCTGAAGGATGATCCGAACGAGGTCCGCAAGAATGCGGAAGGTGCCTCCTGGAAGAAGTCCGGCTGGCCGATCCATGCCAATGGCGAGCTCGTCTCCGCCATGGACGGCAACTGGATCGAAGTCGAGAAGAAGGTCTCCGATAAGGTCAAGGAGAAGGCCCAGAAGGCGGGCGTCGAATTCTCGGCCTCCGAGGTCCAGCAGGCCACCCGTGACAGCGTCAAGGCGCTGATGATGATCCGCGCCTATCGCATGCGCGGCCATCTGCATGCCGATCTTGATCCCCTGCACCTGACCCCGCCCCGCGAGGCGCCCGAGCTCGACCCGGCGTCCTATGGCTTCTACGAGGCCGATCTCGACCGCAAGATCTTCATCGACCACGTGCTGGGGCTTGAATTCGCCACCGTGCGCGAGATGCTGGCCATCCTGCGCCGCACCTATTGCCGCTCCATCGGCGTCGAGTTCATGCACATCTCCTCCCCCGAGGAGAAGGCGTGGATCCAGGAGCGCATCGAGGGCGTGGACAAGGAAGTGTCCTTCACCCGCGAGGGCAAGCGCGCCATCCTCAACAAGCTGGTGGAGGCCGAGGGCTTCGAGAAGTTCCTCGACGTCAAGTATACCGGAACCAAGCGCTTCGGCCTTGACGGCGGCGAGAGCCTGATCCCGGCGCTGGAACAGATCATCAAGCGTGGCGGCAATCTGGGCGTGAAGGAAATCGTGTTCGGCATGGCCCATCGCGGCCGCCTGAACTCCCTCACCCAGGTGATGGGCAAGCCCCACCGGGCCCTGTTCCACGAGTTCAAGGGCGGCTCCTGGGCCCCCGACGACGTGGAAGGCTCCGGCGACGTGAAGTACCACCTGGGCGCTTCGTCGGACCGCGAGTTCGACGGCAACAAGGTGCATCTGTCTCTCACCGCCAACCCCTCCCATCTGGAAATCGTCGATCCGGTGGTGCTCGGCAAGGCTCGCGCCAAGCAGGACCAGCTCAAGGACACCGAGCGCGTGCAGGTTCTGCCGCTGCTCATCCACGGCGACGCGGCCTTCGCCGGCCAGGGCGTGGTGGCCGAATGCCTGGGCCTGTCCGGGCTGAAGGGTCACCGCACCGGCGGCTCACTGCACTTCATCATCAATAACCAGATCGGCTTCACCACCAATCCGCGCTATTCGCGCTCCTCGCCCTATCCCTCCGACGTGGCGAAGATGATCGAGGCGCCGATCTTCCATGTGAATGGCGACGATCCGGAGGCGGTCACCTTCTGCGCCAAGGTGGCGATCGAGTTCCGGCAGCGCTTCCATAAGCCTGTCGTCATCGACATGTTCTGCTACCGCCGCTTCGGCCACAATGAGGGCGATGAGCCGGCGTTCACGCAGCCGCACATGTACAAGGTCATCCGCGAGCATCCCTCCGTGCTCGAGCTCTATTCCAAGAAGCTCGAGACCGAAGGCGTGATCGATGCGGGCGAGCTGGACAAGATGCGCGCCGCCTGGCGCGACCATCTGGAAGGCGAGTATGAGGCCGGCCAGGCCTACAAGCCCAACAAGGCCGACTGGCTGGACGGCCGCTGGGCCGGCTTCCGCCCCGCCCACGAGGATGATGATCCGCGCCGGGGCGACACCGGCGTGGACATGGAGAAGCTGAAGGCCATTGGCGAGAAGATCACCAAGGTGCCCGAGGGCTTCAATGTCCACCGCACCATCCAGCGCTTCCTGGACAATCGCCGCAAGGCGATCGAGGACGGTGCCGGCATCGACTGGGCGACCGGCGAGGCCCTGGCCTTCTGCACCCTGCTGGAAGAAGGCCGCCCCGTGCGCCTCTCCGGCCAGGATTGCGAACGCGGCACCTTCTCGCAGCGCCATTCCGTGCTCACCGACCAGGTGACCGAGGCCCGCTACAAGCCCTTCAACCATCTGGGCGAGGGCCAGGCCAAGTACGAGGTCATCAATTCGATGCTCTCGGAAGAGGCGGTGCTGGGTTTTGAATATGGCTACACCCTCTCCGAGCCCAACACGTTGGTGCTCTGGGAAGCCCAGTTCGGCGACTTCGCCAACGGTGCGCAGGTGGTGTTCGACCAGTTCATCTCCTCGGCCGAGCGCAAGTGGCTGCGCATGTCCGGCCTCGTCTGCCTGCTGCCGCACGGCTATGAAGGCCAGGGGCCGGAGCACTCCTCCGCCCGTCTGGAGCGCTATCTCCAGATGTGCGCCGAAGACAACATGCAGGTGGCCAACTGCACCACGCCGGCCAACTACTTCCACATCCTGCGCCGGCAGATGAAGCGGGAATTCCGCAAGCCGCTCATCCTGATGACGCCCAAGTCCCTGCTGCGCCACAAGCGGGCCGTCTCGCGGCTCGACGAGATGGCGGCGGGCACCTCGTTCCACCGCGTGCTGCTGGACGACGCCCAGACCCGTTCTGGCGAGGCCATCACCCTGGTGCCGGACGACAAGATCCGGCGCGTGGTGCTGTGCACCGGCAAGGTCTATTACGACCTCTATGAGGAGCGCGAGAAGCGCGGCATCAACGACATCTACCTGTTGCGCGTCGAGCAGCTTTATCCGTTCCCGCTGAAGACGATGGTGCAGCTGCTCTCGCGCTTCAAGGGCGCCGAGGTGGTGTGGTGCCAGGAAGAGCCCAAGAACCAGGGCTCCTGGTTCTTTATCCAGCCTTATCTGGAATGGGTGCTGGACAATGTGGGCGGCGCTTCCAAGCGTCCCCGTTATGCCGGCCGCGCGGCGTCCGCCGCGACGGCCACGGGCCTGATGTCCAAGCATCTGGCGCAGCTGAAGGCCTTCTTGGAGGAGGCTCTGGGTTGA
- a CDS encoding class I SAM-dependent DNA methyltransferase, whose translation MSRLALRDKFLATLGDLGGSAGNGRLRDALGWIEATYDNVKEELVSEGLVKLGRGRGGSVSLPGADAEQKSEEPQQPGPPLSAAPKTKATRAENGRGGDLGFEADLFKAADKLRGNMEPSDYKHVALGLIFLKHISDSFEAKRVELLAEYPQGAEDRDEYAAENVFWVPPTARWSHLQANAKQPTIGKMIDEAMIAIEKDNENLKGVLPKDYARPALNAVMLGELIDLVSGIALGQGKGEARDVLGRVYEYFLGQFAGSEGKRGGEFYTPRSVVRVMVEMIEPFKGRVYDPCCGSGGMFVQSEKFVELHGDRIGDIAVYGQESNYTTWRLCKMNLAVRGIDADIKWNSEGSFHKDELRDLKADFVLANPPFNISDWGGDRLREDVRWRYGVPPAGNANFAWVQHIVHHLSPSGVAGVVLANGSMSSTQNSEGEIRRALIEGVNGAPGVVDCMVALPGQLFYSTQIPVCLWFLARDKSNGIARNAKLRDRRGEILFIDARKLGHMVDRTRKEFSDADIEKITRAYHAWRGEGDAGGYEDVPGFCKSATLNEIQVHGYVLTPGRYVGAAEAEEDDVPFLGSGLIDQSQKMTVAAMQMAEKKVWAHRS comes from the coding sequence ATGTCGAGGCTGGCGCTCAGGGACAAGTTTCTGGCAACTCTGGGGGATCTCGGTGGATCTGCCGGCAACGGCCGGCTTCGCGATGCTTTGGGGTGGATCGAAGCCACATACGACAACGTCAAGGAAGAGTTGGTGAGTGAGGGCCTCGTGAAGCTCGGGCGCGGAAGGGGTGGTTCTGTCTCGCTTCCAGGTGCCGACGCGGAGCAAAAGAGCGAAGAACCACAGCAACCCGGTCCGCCCCTGAGTGCCGCACCGAAGACCAAGGCGACCCGCGCCGAAAATGGGCGGGGCGGTGATCTGGGGTTCGAAGCGGACCTCTTCAAAGCTGCCGACAAGCTGCGCGGCAATATGGAGCCGTCGGACTATAAGCACGTCGCGCTCGGCCTGATCTTCCTCAAGCACATTTCCGACTCGTTCGAGGCCAAGCGCGTGGAACTTTTGGCCGAGTATCCGCAGGGTGCCGAGGACCGGGACGAGTATGCGGCGGAAAACGTATTCTGGGTGCCGCCCACGGCGCGCTGGTCCCATCTGCAGGCGAACGCGAAGCAGCCGACGATCGGTAAGATGATCGACGAGGCAATGATCGCCATCGAGAAGGACAACGAGAACCTCAAGGGCGTGCTCCCCAAGGACTATGCCCGCCCCGCGCTGAATGCGGTGATGCTCGGCGAACTGATTGATCTCGTGTCCGGCATCGCGCTCGGCCAAGGCAAGGGCGAGGCGCGCGACGTGCTCGGCCGCGTCTATGAGTATTTCCTCGGCCAGTTTGCCGGATCGGAAGGCAAGCGTGGCGGTGAGTTCTATACCCCGCGCTCGGTGGTGCGGGTGATGGTCGAGATGATCGAGCCTTTCAAAGGCCGCGTCTATGACCCGTGCTGCGGCTCGGGCGGCATGTTCGTGCAGTCTGAGAAGTTCGTGGAGCTGCACGGCGACCGCATCGGCGACATCGCCGTCTATGGCCAGGAGTCGAACTACACGACGTGGCGGCTGTGCAAGATGAACCTCGCGGTGCGTGGCATCGATGCGGACATCAAATGGAACAGCGAGGGCAGCTTCCATAAGGACGAGTTGCGCGATCTGAAGGCGGACTTCGTCCTCGCCAACCCACCGTTCAACATATCCGACTGGGGCGGCGACCGGCTGCGCGAAGATGTTCGTTGGCGATACGGCGTCCCGCCGGCAGGCAACGCCAATTTCGCCTGGGTGCAGCATATCGTGCACCATTTGTCGCCCTCGGGCGTCGCGGGTGTCGTACTCGCCAACGGTTCGATGTCCTCGACGCAGAACAGCGAAGGGGAAATTCGTAGGGCGCTGATCGAGGGCGTGAACGGCGCGCCCGGCGTCGTCGATTGCATGGTGGCGCTGCCGGGCCAGCTCTTTTATTCGACGCAGATTCCGGTCTGCCTGTGGTTCCTGGCACGGGACAAATCGAACGGCATCGCCCGCAACGCGAAGCTGCGTGATCGGCGCGGCGAGATCCTGTTCATCGATGCCCGCAAGCTCGGCCACATGGTGGACCGCACGCGCAAGGAGTTCTCCGACGCCGACATCGAGAAGATCACCCGAGCCTATCACGCTTGGCGGGGCGAAGGAGATGCCGGGGGCTATGAGGACGTGCCCGGGTTCTGCAAGTCGGCGACGTTGAATGAGATTCAGGTGCACGGATACGTATTGACGCCAGGACGGTATGTCGGGGCGGCGGAGGCTGAAGAAGATGATGTGCCATTCCTAGGCTCAGGACTCATTGATCAGAGCCAGAAGATGACAGTTGCGGCGATGCAGATGGCGGAGAAGAAGGTGTGGGCGCATCGGTCGTAG
- a CDS encoding terminase small subunit: protein MPNLSKPYIAQAIAEAMERRAEAAGVEATRVLQELARIAFADIGQLFDAEGKLKPLSQLDPDDRAAIRSLQITTREMGDGTLERKAAIQVWDKLAALEKLARHLGLLSAPAEKGTENPVASLLQDFQRGEDCA from the coding sequence TTGCCGAACCTGTCAAAACCTTACATCGCTCAGGCGATCGCCGAAGCGATGGAACGCCGGGCAGAGGCGGCGGGCGTGGAAGCGACCCGCGTCCTGCAGGAACTGGCCCGCATCGCCTTCGCGGACATCGGGCAGCTCTTTGATGCGGAAGGCAAACTCAAACCGTTGAGCCAACTCGATCCGGACGACCGTGCGGCTATCCGATCCCTGCAAATCACGACCCGCGAGATGGGCGATGGGACGTTGGAACGAAAGGCCGCCATTCAGGTCTGGGATAAGCTCGCAGCCCTTGAGAAACTCGCGCGGCACCTCGGATTACTCTCAGCTCCTGCTGAAAAAGGTACCGAAAATCCGGTGGCATCCCTGCTGCAAGACTTCCAGCGAGGCGAGGACTGCGCATGA
- a CDS encoding DUF3987 domain-containing protein, which produces MKSPALKYALAPLHKIERAWRKEWESENAQAEADAEVTKLALEEARKEAKKRLKDHDRDAAREIIAEAQEAALETPKRKRLMVNDATVEKLGELLNENPRGLLVVRDELPGLLAKLEDEAFQVDRAFFLEAFNGDAAFKYDRIGRGTVEIEIATLSLVGGIQPASARVTAREPRARWEPRGRPHHSAP; this is translated from the coding sequence ATGAAGAGCCCAGCGTTGAAATATGCGCTTGCGCCGCTCCACAAAATCGAGCGGGCGTGGCGGAAGGAGTGGGAAAGCGAAAACGCTCAAGCTGAGGCGGACGCCGAAGTCACAAAGCTCGCCCTTGAGGAGGCGCGGAAGGAGGCCAAGAAGAGGCTCAAGGATCATGACCGTGACGCGGCAAGGGAGATCATCGCCGAAGCGCAGGAGGCGGCTCTCGAAACCCCGAAGCGCAAAAGGCTGATGGTGAACGATGCGACCGTTGAAAAGCTGGGGGAGCTCTTGAACGAAAACCCGCGCGGCTTGCTCGTTGTTCGAGATGAATTGCCCGGCCTTCTCGCGAAGCTTGAGGATGAGGCATTTCAGGTCGACCGGGCCTTTTTCCTTGAGGCCTTCAATGGCGATGCCGCTTTCAAATACGACCGCATCGGGCGGGGCACCGTCGAAATCGAGATCGCAACTCTCTCACTGGTGGGCGGGATCCAGCCCGCATCCGCGCGGGTTACAGCCCGCGAACCGCGCGCCAGATGGGAGCCGAGAGGGCGGCCCCACCACAGCGCCCCATAG
- a CDS encoding DUF3987 domain-containing protein, whose translation MNIDIITPVPFEETSAPLLDPQPIAAALPAVEQLLPQTLPQVIGNYVFDVSDRTQCPPDFVAVGALVACATLIGNRVRILPKQFDDWTVVPNLWGAVVGPPSRLPSGARFAGCNPRGCGLDPAHQ comes from the coding sequence ATGAATATCGACATCATTACTCCCGTGCCGTTCGAAGAAACGTCTGCCCCGTTGCTCGATCCCCAGCCGATCGCTGCTGCCCTTCCTGCGGTCGAGCAGTTGCTGCCCCAAACGCTGCCGCAGGTGATCGGGAATTATGTCTTCGACGTCTCCGACCGCACCCAATGTCCTCCGGATTTTGTGGCCGTGGGCGCCCTGGTCGCCTGCGCAACCTTGATTGGGAACCGGGTTCGCATCCTGCCGAAGCAATTCGATGACTGGACGGTGGTCCCGAACCTATGGGGCGCTGTGGTGGGGCCGCCCTCTCGGCTCCCATCTGGCGCGCGGTTCGCGGGCTGTAACCCGCGCGGATGCGGGCTGGATCCCGCCCACCAGTGA
- a CDS encoding toprim domain-containing protein: MIAIDADRAGRKAGRVLGERASSLGWHVFWAEPPDGLDWNDVLQRQQENGR, from the coding sequence GTGATCGCCATCGATGCCGACCGGGCGGGGCGCAAAGCGGGCCGCGTGCTGGGCGAACGCGCCTCCTCCCTGGGATGGCATGTCTTCTGGGCAGAACCGCCGGATGGTCTCGATTGGAATGATGTCCTGCAACGCCAGCAGGAGAATGGGCGATGA
- a CDS encoding Arm DNA-binding domain-containing protein, which produces MPLTDMQIRKAKAADKPYKLTDGGGLHLAISPAGGKVWRLRYEIAGKEKLLTIGPYPDISLQEAREARMAQKKLLREGKDPSAEKADRRRVATAPAHVTFEHLAREWYGMNKPHWTPTHSTFRRSLASW; this is translated from the coding sequence ATGCCGCTGACAGACATGCAGATCCGCAAGGCCAAGGCAGCTGACAAGCCCTACAAGCTGACCGACGGCGGCGGTCTCCATCTCGCGATATCCCCGGCAGGGGGCAAGGTGTGGCGTCTGCGGTACGAGATCGCCGGCAAGGAAAAGCTCCTCACCATCGGGCCGTACCCGGACATCAGCCTCCAGGAAGCCCGTGAGGCCCGCATGGCCCAGAAGAAGCTGCTTCGCGAGGGCAAAGATCCATCTGCAGAGAAAGCGGATCGCAGGCGTGTTGCCACCGCCCCGGCCCATGTGACCTTCGAACACCTCGCCCGCGAATGGTACGGCATGAACAAGCCGCACTGGACGCCGACCCATTCCACCTTCCGCCGGAGCCTAGCGAGTTGGTGA
- the dapD gene encoding 2,3,4,5-tetrahydropyridine-2,6-dicarboxylate N-succinyltransferase → MSETAALANPDLELVINAAFENRAEIGFSTRGAVREAVEEALSLLDAGKVRVAEPLEDGTWQVNQWLKKAVLLSFRLNDMDIITGGPGGAAWWDKVPSKFERWTSDDFRAAGFRAVPGAVVRRSAYIAPNVVLMPSFVNLGAHVGEGTMVDTWATVGSCAQIGKHVHLSGGVGIGGVLEPLQAGPVVIEDNCFIGARSEVVEGVVVRRGSVLSMGVFISASTKIIDRETGDIFIGEVPPYSVVVPGSLPGKPLPDGRPGPSLYCAVIVKRVDEQTRAKTSINDLLRD, encoded by the coding sequence ATGTCTGAGACCGCCGCCCTGGCCAATCCCGACCTTGAACTCGTCATCAACGCCGCCTTCGAGAACCGCGCCGAGATCGGCTTCTCCACCCGCGGCGCGGTGCGCGAGGCGGTGGAGGAGGCCCTCTCTCTGCTCGACGCCGGCAAGGTGCGCGTGGCCGAGCCGCTGGAGGACGGCACCTGGCAGGTGAACCAGTGGCTCAAGAAGGCGGTGCTCTTGTCCTTCCGCCTCAACGACATGGACATCATCACCGGCGGTCCCGGCGGGGCGGCCTGGTGGGACAAGGTGCCCTCCAAGTTCGAGCGCTGGACGTCCGACGACTTCCGCGCCGCCGGCTTCCGCGCGGTGCCCGGCGCCGTGGTGCGCCGCTCGGCCTATATCGCACCGAACGTGGTGCTGATGCCCTCCTTCGTGAATCTCGGCGCCCATGTGGGCGAGGGCACCATGGTGGACACCTGGGCCACCGTGGGCTCCTGCGCCCAGATCGGCAAGCATGTGCACCTGTCCGGGGGCGTCGGCATTGGCGGCGTGCTGGAGCCGCTCCAGGCCGGCCCGGTGGTGATCGAGGACAATTGCTTCATCGGCGCCCGCTCCGAGGTGGTGGAGGGCGTCGTGGTGCGGCGCGGCTCCGTGCTGTCCATGGGCGTCTTCATCTCCGCCTCCACCAAGATCATCGACCGGGAGACCGGCGACATCTTCATCGGCGAGGTGCCGCCTTATTCCGTGGTGGTGCCGGGCTCTCTGCCGGGCAAGCCCCTGCCCGACGGTCGCCCCGGCCCCTCGCTCTATTGCGCCGTGATCGTGAAGCGCGTGGACGAGCAGACCCGCGCCAAGACCTCCATCAACGATCTGCTGCGGGACTGA
- a CDS encoding peptide chain release factor 3 — MLEQTETGAAPTAALPDYAHRRTFAIISHPDAGKTTLTEKLLLASGAIRMAGHVKARGERRRTRSDWMEIEQQRGISVTSSVMTFERDGIVFNLLDTPGHSDFSEDTYRTLSAVDAAVMVIDAAKGIESQTRKLFEVCRLRDIPFFTFINKVDREGIDPLALMDDISATLALDLTPFTWPIGMGTDFRGLIDVKSKRALLAEERGGPLTRIVPFDEVEDLLGMDGLDEFDSRILADAVEGLTLALGVLPAFEVDSFREGHLSPVFFGSAIKEAGVAELLTGLGTFGPSPLPRTANGRVVEPQEDHVSGFVFKVQANMDPNHRDRVAFVRLCSGTFKRGMKLFNAREKRNMAIANPIFFFAQERETVDEAVAGDIIGIPNHGMLRVGDTLSEGETIRFEGIPDFAPEILRRVLLSDPMKAKQLSKALQDMAEEGVVQVLRPVSDPAPIVGVVGTLQLDVLSSRLEKEYGVPIRYEPVSFVTARWIVGERAEIDRFIETSRSSIARDRDEAPVYLARSQWVLDRAIEEWPKLKFVAVKERG; from the coding sequence TCTCGCATCCGGACGCGGGCAAGACCACGCTCACCGAGAAGCTGCTGCTGGCTTCCGGCGCCATCCGCATGGCCGGCCATGTGAAGGCGCGCGGCGAGCGCCGGCGCACCCGCTCGGACTGGATGGAGATCGAGCAGCAGCGCGGCATCTCGGTCACCTCCTCGGTGATGACGTTCGAGCGCGACGGCATCGTCTTCAACCTTCTGGACACGCCCGGCCACTCCGACTTCTCGGAAGACACTTACCGCACCCTTTCGGCCGTGGACGCGGCGGTGATGGTGATCGACGCCGCCAAGGGCATCGAGAGCCAGACTCGCAAGCTGTTCGAGGTCTGCCGCCTGCGCGACATTCCCTTCTTCACCTTCATCAATAAGGTGGACCGGGAAGGCATCGACCCGCTGGCGCTGATGGACGACATCTCCGCCACCCTGGCGCTCGATTTGACCCCCTTCACCTGGCCCATCGGCATGGGCACGGACTTTCGCGGCCTCATCGACGTGAAGAGCAAGCGGGCGCTGCTGGCGGAGGAGCGCGGCGGGCCGCTCACCCGCATCGTGCCGTTCGACGAGGTGGAGGACCTCCTCGGCATGGACGGCCTCGATGAGTTCGACAGCCGGATCCTGGCCGATGCGGTGGAGGGCCTGACCCTGGCGCTCGGCGTGCTCCCCGCCTTCGAGGTGGACAGCTTCCGCGAGGGCCACCTCTCGCCCGTCTTCTTCGGCAGCGCCATCAAGGAAGCCGGGGTCGCGGAACTGCTCACCGGGCTCGGCACCTTCGGCCCCTCGCCCTTGCCGCGCACCGCCAATGGCCGCGTGGTGGAGCCGCAGGAAGATCATGTCTCCGGCTTCGTCTTCAAGGTGCAGGCCAATATGGACCCCAACCATCGGGACCGGGTGGCCTTCGTGCGCCTGTGCTCCGGCACCTTCAAGCGCGGCATGAAGCTGTTCAATGCGCGCGAGAAGCGCAACATGGCCATCGCCAACCCCATCTTCTTCTTCGCCCAGGAGCGCGAGACGGTGGACGAGGCGGTGGCCGGCGACATTATCGGCATTCCCAACCACGGCATGCTGCGGGTGGGCGACACGCTCTCAGAAGGCGAGACCATCCGTTTCGAAGGCATTCCCGACTTCGCGCCGGAAATCCTGCGCCGGGTGCTGCTGTCCGACCCCATGAAGGCCAAGCAGCTCTCGAAAGCCCTCCAAGACATGGCGGAAGAAGGCGTGGTGCAGGTGCTGCGCCCGGTCTCCGATCCCGCGCCCATCGTCGGCGTGGTGGGCACGCTCCAGCTGGACGTGCTCTCCTCGCGCCTGGAAAAGGAATATGGCGTTCCGATCCGCTACGAGCCGGTCTCCTTCGTGACCGCCCGCTGGATCGTGGGCGAGCGGGCCGAGATCGACCGCTTCATCGAGACCTCCCGCTCCTCCATCGCTCGCGACCGCGACGAGGCCCCGGTCTATCTCGCCCGCAGCCAATGGGTGCTCGACCGCGCCATCGAGGAATGGCCCAAGCTGAAATTCGTGGCCGTGAAGGAACGCGGGTGA